The nucleotide sequence TTTTTCAAAGAGGGGGAAAGCCTCCCTTTGGAAAAGGGAGGTTTGGAGGGATTTAATTAAAAAAAGGAGGAGGATTTGTATAAAAGAAAAATTAAAAATCATCCTTCCGATACATATGCGACATACGCTCATGCTTGGTCTTGAGGTATTGTTCATTGAATGGATTCAGACCTACAGTGAGTGGCACACGATCCACCACATTAATTCCTAAATCTTTTAGTGCATTAATCTTTAACGGGTTATTGGTAATTAATCGAACCGATTTTACACCCAAATGATCCAGCATAATGGTACACATATCATATTTACGTGCATCAGCTGGTAGATTCAGCATCAGGTTCGCATCGACGGTGTCATGACCTTGATCCTGCAAGGCATAGGCCCGGATTTTATTGGTCAAGCCAATCCCGCGACCTTCTTGGCGCAAATACAGAATCACACCGCGACCGGCTTCATTAATCAGCTTCTGAGTGGCCTGTAATTGAGGGCCACAGTCACATTTTAGTGAAGCAAAAGCATCACCAGTGAGACATTCAGAATGTATGCGCACCAACACCGGCTCATCACTGGGTTCCTCTAATCCTTTAGATAGTGCGACATGTTCTTCGCCAGTCTTAGGATCTTGAAAAACAGTAATTTTAAACTCACCATGAGCAGTAGGTAATCGTGAAGTTGCGACAAATTCGATCGGCACAGCTGAACCCGTTAAATCCTGAAATTGTTCAAAGTATAGCGTAATGATTGCACATTAGTAGAATTGTATAGCTGAATTTCTGGAGAACATTTTCTTTTTTGTAGAAAGCGCACGATAATAGTTGATAAACAGTAAGATTATTCAGGATAATCGTACGCTGCGAAATTTTACCCTGATTTATGTCATTGTTTAATATTGCGCCGTTAACAGCTTTGTTGAATTGAAGCTGCTACAATTCGACTATATGATCGGGACTCCCCATAGACAGACCTAGCTTAGGATTTGCCAGGCTTTTGAAGGCTTTGCCATTTATGCTGTATACAGAAATACCAACTCAACGCCCTGTAACACCGTTGCTTGATGCGATCGACC is from Acinetobacter sp. ANC 7912 and encodes:
- the ribA gene encoding GTP cyclohydrolase II, coding for MPIEFVATSRLPTAHGEFKITVFQDPKTGEEHVALSKGLEEPSDEPVLVRIHSECLTGDAFASLKCDCGPQLQATQKLINEAGRGVILYLRQEGRGIGLTNKIRAYALQDQGHDTVDANLMLNLPADARKYDMCTIMLDHLGVKSVRLITNNPLKINALKDLGINVVDRVPLTVGLNPFNEQYLKTKHERMSHMYRKDDF